From Streptomyces sp. NBC_00775, one genomic window encodes:
- the cas3 gene encoding CRISPR-associated helicase Cas3', translating into MPTQPRSSTAPTTAREGVLHTVLAKSARRSRPAEQLTAHLSAALDAAGLVARRTGRIAAVAGILPQFWDTVCLADLLHDAGKIPPGFQQMLAGGPMWGERHEVLSLAFMPLVPNMELRAWVAAGVATHHRPLTNSPRSLAALYGTAALDEWRARFKSLEQSTADELAVWLYETAAAASLPVTPLQAGTDWVAQAHAELGELLDRFEYGTDPDEGLAAVLVQGAVTMADHLSSARTRPHLVQPMGPAFATRLENTITAKGYTLRPHQQRAAATDGHLLLRSRTGSGKTEASWLWACRQTAAMQAAGQGIPRVFYSLPYLASINANADRTTRELGTAEQVGVAHGRAAAYHLANAACPEDGDEERVTAARKAVARAAATRLFKETVRVTTPYQLLRAALVGPAHASLLVDATNSVFIMDELHAYDTKRLGYILAMMGLLERLGGRFAILSATLPNALADLITDTLAQPVTRTDDADSHPPARHRIRTRPHHITDPATITDITHHLHRGDSLLVIANNIRQAQQLYDQLAPTARALHGLQAATMLHSRYKRRDRSRIEQHITARYSTDRTRVGERLPGLVISTQVLEVSMDVDFDVLFTAAADLEALAQRFGRANRIAARPPADVIVHAARYTPRQDAPGQWFADGIYPQAPTAAAWRILTAHDGQPVDENEINGWLDTIYATPWGATWREEVLRHRDQFSTTFLDFTYPYDNRTDLAERFDELFDGTEAILAQDRNHYAAALQQADGHASRLLADDYLIPLPASAVPRSRFDTRLKVHVIEGDYNSEHGLMAVRGPGSKYQPEEIA; encoded by the coding sequence ATGCCGACACAGCCACGTTCGTCGACGGCACCGACCACGGCAAGGGAGGGTGTGCTGCACACGGTCCTGGCCAAGAGCGCCCGGCGGAGCCGACCGGCCGAGCAGCTCACCGCCCATCTCAGCGCGGCCTTGGACGCGGCCGGGCTCGTGGCCCGGCGCACCGGGCGGATCGCCGCGGTGGCCGGCATCCTCCCCCAGTTCTGGGACACGGTGTGCCTGGCCGATCTGCTGCACGACGCGGGTAAGATCCCGCCCGGCTTCCAGCAGATGCTCGCCGGGGGCCCGATGTGGGGCGAGCGGCACGAGGTGCTGTCCTTGGCCTTCATGCCGCTGGTGCCGAATATGGAACTGCGGGCATGGGTGGCGGCCGGGGTGGCAACTCATCACCGGCCGCTGACGAATTCCCCCCGGTCGCTGGCCGCGCTGTACGGCACGGCGGCACTGGACGAGTGGCGGGCACGCTTCAAATCGCTGGAGCAATCCACCGCCGATGAGCTGGCGGTGTGGCTGTACGAGACCGCCGCTGCAGCCAGCCTGCCGGTCACACCGCTCCAGGCCGGCACCGACTGGGTCGCCCAGGCGCACGCCGAACTGGGTGAGCTGCTGGACCGCTTCGAGTACGGCACCGACCCGGACGAGGGTCTGGCAGCGGTGCTGGTGCAGGGCGCCGTCACCATGGCCGACCACCTCTCCTCCGCCCGCACTCGCCCCCACCTGGTGCAGCCCATGGGCCCGGCCTTCGCCACCCGGCTGGAAAACACCATCACCGCCAAGGGCTACACACTGCGGCCACACCAGCAGCGCGCCGCCGCCACCGACGGCCACCTGCTGCTGCGCTCCCGCACCGGCAGCGGCAAAACGGAAGCCTCCTGGCTGTGGGCCTGCCGGCAGACCGCCGCCATGCAGGCCGCCGGACAGGGCATACCCCGCGTCTTCTACTCCCTGCCCTACCTCGCCTCCATCAACGCCAACGCCGACCGCACCACCCGGGAACTCGGCACGGCCGAACAGGTCGGAGTGGCGCACGGGCGGGCAGCCGCCTACCACCTGGCCAACGCAGCCTGCCCCGAAGACGGCGACGAAGAACGGGTCACCGCCGCACGCAAAGCGGTGGCCCGAGCAGCCGCCACCCGGCTCTTCAAAGAAACCGTCCGGGTCACCACGCCCTACCAGCTCCTGCGCGCCGCCCTGGTCGGCCCCGCCCATGCCTCGCTACTGGTGGACGCGACGAACTCCGTGTTCATCATGGACGAGCTCCACGCCTACGACACCAAACGCCTCGGCTACATCCTGGCCATGATGGGCCTGCTCGAACGGCTCGGCGGCCGCTTCGCAATCCTGTCCGCGACCCTGCCCAACGCCCTCGCCGACCTGATCACCGACACCCTCGCCCAGCCCGTCACCCGCACCGACGACGCCGACAGCCACCCACCGGCCAGACATCGCATCCGCACCCGCCCCCACCACATCACCGACCCCGCCACCATCACCGATATCACCCACCATCTACACCGGGGCGATTCCCTCCTAGTCATCGCCAACAACATCCGCCAGGCCCAGCAGCTCTACGACCAGCTCGCCCCCACAGCGCGCGCCCTGCACGGATTGCAGGCGGCGACCATGCTGCACTCCCGATACAAGCGCCGGGACCGTTCCCGAATCGAACAGCACATCACCGCCCGGTACAGCACCGACCGCACTCGGGTCGGCGAGCGGCTGCCCGGCCTGGTCATCTCCACCCAGGTCCTCGAAGTCTCCATGGACGTCGACTTCGACGTCCTGTTCACCGCCGCCGCAGACCTCGAAGCCCTCGCCCAGCGCTTCGGTCGGGCCAATCGGATCGCTGCCAGGCCGCCCGCCGACGTGATCGTGCACGCCGCTCGCTACACCCCTCGCCAAGACGCCCCGGGCCAGTGGTTCGCCGACGGTATCTATCCGCAAGCCCCCACCGCAGCAGCGTGGCGCATCCTCACGGCCCACGACGGACAACCCGTCGACGAAAACGAGATCAACGGCTGGCTGGACACCATTTACGCAACCCCCTGGGGCGCCACATGGCGGGAAGAAGTGCTGCGCCACCGAGACCAATTCAGCACCACGTTCCTCGACTTCACCTACCCGTACGACAACCGCACCGACCTCGCCGAGCGATTCGACGAACTCTTCGACGGAACCGAAGCCATCCTCGCCCAAGACCGTAACCACTACGCCGCCGCACTCCAACAAGCCGACGGCCACGCCAGCCGACTCCTCGCCGACGACTACCTCATCCCCCTCCCCGCTAGCGCCGTCCCACGATCACGCTTCGATACCCGCCTCAAAGTTCACGTCATCGAAGGCGACTACAACAGCGAACACGGCCTCATGGCCGTGAGAGGCCCAGGCTCCAAGTACCAGCCAGAAGAAATAGCCTGA
- the cas5 gene encoding CRISPR-associated protein Cas5, whose protein sequence is MTAGTVTALQATFTAPVASFRNPLYSGVQVGLPCPPPSTVGGMLAAAAGGWQHIPHTFQFGMAFHAQGQGVDLETYHPLDAAGRPTTPVPKEREFLVFPTLTVWITDQPERWRSILRRPVWPLRLGRSQDLVGLRLDTIELAHYAGEQRGAVVEDAPGTAGTALRLPTAIRLDRTSTVWGTYRHDPTGATSAVVPGSYRTPTGQAASLLPPTHPATAEA, encoded by the coding sequence ATGACCGCGGGAACCGTCACGGCGCTGCAAGCCACCTTCACGGCCCCCGTCGCCAGCTTCCGCAACCCCCTGTACTCCGGGGTGCAGGTCGGACTGCCATGCCCGCCGCCGTCCACGGTCGGCGGCATGCTCGCCGCCGCAGCCGGCGGCTGGCAGCACATCCCCCACACCTTCCAGTTCGGCATGGCCTTCCACGCGCAGGGCCAGGGCGTCGACCTGGAGACCTACCACCCCCTGGACGCCGCGGGACGGCCCACAACACCGGTGCCCAAAGAGCGGGAGTTCTTGGTCTTCCCCACCCTGACGGTCTGGATCACCGACCAACCCGAGCGGTGGCGCAGCATCCTGCGCCGCCCCGTCTGGCCGCTCCGCCTCGGCCGCAGCCAGGACCTCGTCGGCTTGCGCTTGGACACCATCGAACTGGCCCACTACGCCGGCGAGCAGCGCGGCGCTGTTGTCGAGGACGCACCCGGAACGGCCGGCACCGCGCTGCGCCTGCCCACCGCGATCCGGCTGGACCGGACCAGCACCGTCTGGGGCACCTACCGCCACGACCCCACCGGCGCCACGTCCGCCGTCGTGCCCGGCAGCTACCGCACCCCCACCGGGCAAGCGGCCAGCCTGCTGCCCCCCACCCACCCCGCGACCGCGGAGGCGTAG
- the cas7i gene encoding type I-B CRISPR-associated protein Cas7/Cst2/DevR has translation MTHLAGKLALDIQAGAPNNGRGQDNVGVVKRMQVGRDTYPYISPQAVRRWLRNSFPADEPVSPVLREGKGKKQQAYTKGRPDLYADDDLFGYMVAVKGSDSSCQRDTVLATGTFVSVTPQRPASDFGTMTRGFAADDSPVIHEHEFYTAVCAGDLNLDLPRIGTFETDGQGIRIALHPQAAEEAAAAGAATATFRGVSALVLGIAERRRRAALVLRALATLRGGAKPASHYGDRTPAFILLAPVKGGVNPFTRVLANQDGKPVFSADTLAEEIAAWRDELDGGVRIGWAPGFLGDQRDRARRDLANLIEDGTVVIDHPRTILNGLAKEIEDGAHDAWFEDAKA, from the coding sequence GTGACGCACCTTGCCGGAAAGCTCGCGCTAGACATCCAGGCCGGCGCGCCCAATAACGGCCGCGGCCAGGACAACGTCGGCGTCGTCAAGAGGATGCAGGTCGGCCGGGACACCTACCCCTACATCTCGCCCCAGGCCGTACGCCGCTGGCTGCGCAACAGCTTCCCCGCCGACGAGCCCGTCTCCCCCGTCCTGCGGGAGGGTAAGGGCAAGAAGCAGCAGGCCTACACCAAGGGCCGCCCCGACCTGTACGCCGACGACGACCTGTTCGGTTATATGGTCGCCGTCAAGGGATCGGACAGCTCCTGCCAGCGGGACACCGTCCTAGCGACCGGCACGTTCGTCAGTGTCACCCCCCAGCGGCCCGCTTCCGACTTCGGCACCATGACCCGCGGATTCGCCGCCGACGACAGTCCCGTCATCCACGAGCACGAGTTCTACACTGCCGTCTGCGCCGGTGACCTCAACCTCGATCTGCCCCGCATCGGCACCTTCGAGACCGACGGACAGGGCATCCGTATCGCCCTGCACCCGCAGGCCGCCGAGGAAGCCGCCGCCGCGGGCGCCGCCACGGCCACCTTCCGCGGAGTATCGGCCCTGGTCCTGGGCATCGCGGAGCGGCGCCGCCGGGCCGCGCTGGTGCTGCGCGCGCTCGCGACGCTGCGCGGCGGGGCCAAGCCCGCCTCGCATTACGGTGACCGCACCCCGGCCTTCATCCTCCTGGCACCGGTCAAGGGCGGCGTCAACCCCTTCACCCGGGTCCTGGCCAACCAGGACGGCAAGCCCGTCTTCTCTGCGGACACCCTGGCCGAGGAGATCGCCGCCTGGCGCGACGAACTCGACGGAGGCGTGCGGATCGGGTGGGCGCCCGGATTCCTCGGCGACCAGCGCGACCGCGCCCGCCGCGACCTCGCCAACCTGATCGAGGACGGCACCGTGGTGATCGACCACCCGCGCACCATCCTCAACGGCCTGGCTAAGGAGATCGAAGACGGCGCCCACGACGCCTGGTTCGAGGACGCCAAGGCATGA
- a CDS encoding CRISPR-associated endoribonuclease Cas6, giving the protein MFPNARRVRGKYAAGGAGYLEIGSPLPEFIQALALDFMDPARSLLDWGGVALQVGSITVLQPPHFTAGRARLRTTNPLHLSDYRAPEPGGEQTPVRALLPEDAAYPVALERNLNRRAETFGHASDITVEGITWVGVRRSFRVTGQGRSGQRTGAPVEVELSGSADGLSALWSAGLGQQTGAGFGWVTA; this is encoded by the coding sequence ATGTTCCCGAACGCGCGCCGCGTTCGCGGGAAGTATGCGGCGGGCGGGGCCGGCTACCTGGAGATCGGTAGTCCGCTGCCCGAATTCATACAGGCCCTGGCCCTGGATTTCATGGACCCTGCCCGCTCGTTGTTGGACTGGGGCGGGGTCGCCCTGCAGGTCGGCAGCATCACCGTTCTGCAACCGCCCCACTTCACCGCTGGCCGGGCCCGGTTGCGCACAACCAACCCGCTGCACCTTTCCGACTACCGGGCGCCCGAACCCGGCGGCGAGCAAACCCCCGTGCGGGCGCTGCTTCCCGAGGACGCGGCGTATCCGGTGGCCCTCGAACGCAATCTCAACCGTCGGGCCGAGACCTTCGGCCACGCCTCGGATATCACGGTTGAGGGGATCACGTGGGTGGGTGTGCGCCGTTCGTTCCGGGTGACCGGCCAGGGGCGCTCGGGGCAGCGGACGGGTGCGCCGGTTGAGGTGGAGCTCAGCGGCAGTGCCGACGGGCTGTCCGCGCTGTGGTCTGCGGGGCTGGGCCAGCAGACCGGGGCCGGGTTCGGCTGGGTGACGGCATGA